One Aureibacillus halotolerans DNA segment encodes these proteins:
- a CDS encoding sugar ABC transporter permease, with product MNKTLRSRLEVSLIYLFLGFMALIIGYPLLWTLGMSLNEGSSMFSNTMIPENISFSHYQWLFTDPNSDYLIWYKNSLIVAVANSFFSVIITAFIAYAFSRYRFHGRTYGLYAFLVLQMFPSIMAMVAIYILLNLIGLYDNLYGLILVYVGGQIPFNAWLVKGYFDTLPKELDEAAKIDGAGHFGVFFRILLPLAQPILAVVALFNFMTPFVDFILPRIVLRSTENYTLALGLFNFINQEFGANFTRFAAGSILIAIPIAIIFLFLQRFLISGLTAGGTKG from the coding sequence ATGAATAAAACGCTGCGCTCTCGTCTAGAAGTATCATTGATCTACTTGTTTCTAGGCTTCATGGCACTGATTATTGGCTACCCTCTTCTATGGACACTGGGGATGTCTCTCAATGAAGGATCTAGTATGTTTTCGAATACGATGATTCCAGAAAACATCTCCTTCAGCCACTACCAATGGCTATTTACAGACCCAAACAGTGATTACTTGATTTGGTACAAAAATAGCTTAATCGTCGCTGTAGCGAATTCTTTTTTCTCCGTTATTATTACAGCATTTATTGCCTACGCGTTTTCGAGGTATCGTTTTCACGGACGGACGTATGGCCTCTATGCCTTTCTCGTCCTGCAAATGTTCCCTTCGATTATGGCAATGGTGGCCATCTACATCCTGTTAAACTTGATTGGTCTTTACGACAATCTCTATGGGTTAATTCTCGTTTATGTTGGCGGGCAAATTCCATTTAACGCATGGCTCGTCAAAGGGTATTTTGACACGTTACCTAAAGAGCTTGATGAAGCAGCAAAAATTGATGGTGCCGGTCATTTCGGGGTGTTTTTTCGCATCCTGCTTCCCCTTGCGCAACCAATTCTCGCAGTGGTGGCCCTATTCAATTTCATGACGCCGTTTGTCGACTTCATCTTGCCTCGAATTGTCCTAAGAAGTACAGAAAATTACACGTTAGCGCTAGGGTTATTTAATTTTATCAATCAAGAATTCGGAGCGAATTTCACACGTTTTGCCGCAGGTTCGATTCTCATCGCCATCCCAATTGCGATCATCTTTCTCTTTTTACAAAGATTTCTAATTTCAGGCTTAACCGCTGGCGGCACGAAGGGATGA
- a CDS encoding carbohydrate ABC transporter permease, with translation MSPSPKPTVNTPLKEHQNANHNPTIATILSIVFAGLGQLYNRRYFKGGGFIILEMAFLVVFAGFLNDGLWGLRTLGIIPIEHHSVFLLIEGIIALLLLLFFLALHVLNVMDARKNAQRLQMGLSNPTMKQTIRHTWDQGFPYLFVTPGLVMLTFVTILPILFTITLAFTDYSLFNSPPRNLLSWVGFDNFIRFFQVEAWRNTFVSVFSWTLVWTFVATTLQVGLGLLLALLVNDERIRFKRLIRTVLILPWAVPSFVTILIFAALFNGEFGAINRDLLEPIFGAGLPWMMDPFWAKVALILIQTWLGFPFVFALFTGVLQSISRDWYEAADVDGGTRFQKFRFITLPHILFATAPLLIMQYAGNFNNFNIIYLFNDGGPAVPGQTAGGTDILISWVYDLTFTQNQYSMAAAITLVLGLIVTSFAVYQFRKTAAFKEDQR, from the coding sequence ATGTCACCTTCACCTAAACCAACCGTGAATACGCCATTGAAGGAACATCAAAACGCAAATCATAACCCAACGATTGCAACCATTCTTTCTATTGTTTTTGCTGGTCTTGGGCAGTTGTACAATCGCCGTTATTTCAAGGGTGGTGGCTTCATCATCCTTGAGATGGCCTTTCTCGTTGTTTTTGCAGGCTTTCTAAATGATGGCTTATGGGGATTGAGAACGTTAGGCATTATCCCTATTGAACATCATTCTGTCTTTTTACTCATTGAAGGAATTATTGCCCTTTTGCTCCTTCTGTTTTTTCTGGCACTTCATGTCTTAAATGTAATGGACGCCAGAAAAAATGCCCAAAGATTGCAAATGGGACTATCGAATCCAACGATGAAGCAGACGATACGTCATACTTGGGATCAAGGCTTCCCATACCTTTTTGTCACACCAGGACTTGTCATGCTCACCTTTGTGACGATTTTGCCAATTTTGTTTACGATCACACTCGCCTTTACAGATTATAGCCTGTTTAATTCTCCGCCGCGCAATCTTCTGAGTTGGGTTGGTTTCGACAATTTCATTCGTTTCTTTCAGGTCGAAGCTTGGCGAAATACGTTTGTCAGTGTGTTCTCTTGGACGTTGGTATGGACGTTTGTCGCCACGACATTACAGGTCGGACTTGGTCTATTATTAGCGTTATTAGTCAACGACGAACGAATTCGCTTTAAACGACTGATTCGAACGGTTTTAATTTTGCCTTGGGCGGTCCCTTCCTTTGTCACGATTCTTATTTTTGCTGCCCTGTTTAATGGAGAGTTCGGAGCCATCAATCGTGATCTACTTGAACCGATATTCGGAGCTGGCTTACCTTGGATGATGGACCCTTTTTGGGCAAAAGTTGCTCTCATTCTCATTCAAACCTGGCTCGGCTTCCCTTTTGTTTTCGCTCTATTTACCGGTGTATTGCAAAGCATTTCGCGGGATTGGTATGAGGCGGCTGATGTGGATGGCGGCACACGATTTCAGAAATTCCGCTTCATTACGTTGCCACATATTTTATTTGCTACCGCACCGTTACTGATCATGCAATATGCGGGCAACTTCAACAATTTTAATATCATTTATTTGTTTAATGATGGCGGTCCGGCTGTTCCTGGTCAAACGGCAGGCGGGACGGATATTTTAATTTCTTGGGTGTACGACCTCACCTTTACCCAAAATCAATACAGCATGGCAGCTGCAATTACACTTGTTTTAGGATTGATTGTGACAAGCTTCGCCGTCTACCAATTTAGAAAAACAGCGGCATTTAAGGAGGATCAGCGCTAA